The following nucleotide sequence is from Lysobacterales bacterium.
GCGGGCGACTGCCTCGGATTGATCATGCGCAACGCCCAAGTCGCGGTGCATTGATCCATGGACACGCTGTCGGCCGCACTGGTGCTGTTCCTGGTCATGGATCCGCTGGGCAACGTGCCACTGTTCCTGAGCCTGATGAAGGACCTGCCGCCGCAGCGTCGACGCTGGGTGCTGGCGCGCGAACTGGTCATTGCCCTCGGTGCCCTGTTCCTGTTCCTGCTGGCCGGCAAGCCGATGCTGGATCTGCTCAAACTCGATCTCGAAGCGGTGTCGATCACCGGCGGCATCGTGTTGTTCCTGATCGGCCTGCGCATGATTTTTCCGCCGAAGGACGGCGTGTTCGGCGAGCAGATCGGCGGTGAACCGTTCATCGTGCCGCTGGCGGTGCCGGGTATCGCCGGACCGTCGACGATGGCGATCCTGCTGCTGATGGGACATGAGCATCCGGATCGCACCGTCGATTGGTCGATCGCGCTGACCATGGCCTGGGCGGGCACGGCCGTGGTGCTGTTCGCCGCGACCGCGCTCTACCGGTGGCTTGGGGCGAGTGTGCTGTCTGCATTCGAGAAACTGATGGGCATGGTCCTGATCGCGATGTCGGTGCAGATGTTGCTGGATGGTCTGGCCGGATTCCTCGCTCGGGTAGCCTGATCACCAGGCACTCCGGATCACTTGGCAAAAAGTGTTACAACTCAGCACGTTACAAAACTGTCATCGGGCACTGTTAAACTTCGGTTAACCCCCTTATCGCTTCGCGTGGTTGGACGTGCTGGAGGATCGGTTTTCGATCCATCAGATTGGGCGTCGCGCAATGCCGTTGGTGGTGCTTTCTTCCGTTGTCACAACAAGGTGCAAACATGACAAAGCGTAATGCGCTCTCCATGGCGATCCTGCTCGGTTTGGCTGCTGCCATGCCGGTCGTCGCACAGAACACTTCGGCCGGTCTGACTGGTCGCGTCGTCGATGAATCGGGCGCGCCTGTAGCGAACGCCACGATCGAAGTCGTGCATGCCCCGACGGGCGCACGCAAGACGGTCGCGACCGACGCCAATGGCCGCTATACCGTGGTCGGTCTGCGCGTCGGCGGTCCGTACACCGTCACCGCGTCGAAGGACAGCCTGAAAGACGCCGAATCGGACGTCTATCTGGCGCTGGCCGAGCTGACCAATGTCGATGCGCAGCTGGGTGGCGCGGCAGACACCACGTCGCTCGACGCGATCACGGTCACTGCCGATGCGATGTCAATGATGTTCAGCGCCGACAAGATGGGCGCGGGCACGAATGTTTCCGGCGAACAGATCGCGGCTTTCCCGTCGATCGAACGCAATCTGCAGGATTATGCGCGCCTCGATCCGCGCATCGTGCAGACCGACAAGTCGCGTAACGAAATTTCGGTCGGCGGTCAGAACCCGCGCTACAACGCGATCAAGGTCGACGGCATCAGCACCAACGACAGCTTCGGTCTCGAAGGCAACAACTTGCCGACGCCGCGCCAGCCGTTCTCGATGGACACCATCGAAGAAATCGCGGTTGACGTCGCCAACTACGACGTCACGATTTCGGGCGGCGTCGGTGGCGTGATCAATGCCGTGACGAAGTCCGGTACCAACGAATTCCACGGATCGCTGTACGGCCTCTACCGTGACAATTCATGGGTGGCCGAGAATGCCGATGGTTCGGATTTCTCCGGTTTCACCGATGAAACCACCTACGGCTTGACCGTGGGCGGCCCGATCGTGAAGGACAAGCTGTTCTTCTTCTTCAATTATGAAGACTACAACCAGGGTGCGCCCGGTCCGACGTTCGGCCCGGTCGGCTCCTCGGCCTCGAACATCGTCAACATCACGCAAGCCGACATCGAGCGTGTGCGTGCCATTGCCGCCGGCTACGGATTCGATGCCGGTTCTTCGGATGTCGGCGGCGCCGACACGACGGGCGAAGAGTATGGCCTGAAGATCGACTGGAACGTCAACGACGCCCATCGCTTCAACTTCCGTTACGGCACGTCGGACCAGAGTGTCGCCGTGCTTCCGGGTTTCGGTGGCCAGAACGGCAACCAGATTGCGCTCGGTTCGTACGTGTACCAGCGTGATTTCCAGCTCGATACCTATACGGCGCAGTTGTTCAGTGACTGGACCGACAGCTTCTCGACCGAAGCCAAGGTGTCGTATCGCGATTATTCGGCCGTGCGCACGCCCAGGGGCGATCTGCCGGCGATCCAGATTCGAATCGGCACCGGCCTCCTGAATTTGGGGACCGAAGAAAATACCCACGCCAACATTCTCGCGACCGAAACCTGGAACGGCTATCTTGCCGGCAACTGGTTCCTCGGCGACCACACCGTGAAGTTCGGTGCGGATTACGAGAACAACGACATCTACAACCTGTTTGGCCGCCGCATCAACGGCTCCTACTCGTTCAACAGCATCGACCTGTTCGAGCAGGGCATCTCCAGCCGCTACCAGTTGTTTGTCCCGACCGGCGGCAACCTCGATACGATGGCCGCTGCCTGGAGCATTCGCAATCTTGGCCTGTTCGTGCAGGATTCGTGGGCATTCAGCAACAACTTGACCGTGAACTACGGCTTCCGCGTCGACACGCCGAATGTGGGTGAAGACCCGCTGTTCAACGCCGCCGCGTCGGCTGCGTTCCACTACGACAACAGCCAGACCATCGACGGCAACAAGACCGTCGCACCGCGCGTCGGCTTCAACTACACCTTCGACAGCGAGCGCTCGACCCAGTTGCGCGGCGGTTTCGGCCTGTTCCAGGGTGCGGCTGCCAGCGTGTGGCTGTCCAACCCCTACTCGAACAACGGCAGCACCTACACCGACTACTTCTTCTCGACCGGCATTACCCATTTCGATCCCGATCGTGGCGATCAGTTGGGTCTGTTCACGCCGGGCACCGGTGGCACCCAGTCGATCGATTTCGTCGATCCGGACCTGGGCCAGCCCTCGGCCTGGAAGGCGAACTTGGCGATCGATCATGAACTGCCGTGGTGGGGCGCTGTCGCAGCCGCCGAAGTCATCCTGCTTCAGGTTGAAGAAGGCATCTACTATCAGCACCTGAATCTCGGTGCGCCGACGCGCTTTGGTCAGGATGGTCGTGCGTTGTACTGGAACACGGCGGGCTACAACCCGGCAAATTGGCGTCAAGACGGTACCGCGCTGACTGGCACTGCCTCGGGTCGCCAGAACCGCAACCGTTCGTTCAACGACGCGATCATCGCCCGACCGACCAACAAGGGCGGTTCGCAGCAGGGCACATTGTCGCTGAGCAAGCCGATGAGCGAGAGCGATTGGTCGTGGATGGCCGCCTACACCTACACGAATGCCGACGAAGTCAGTGCGCTGACCAGTTCGACGTCGGGTTCGCAGTGGGGCAACGCCAACACCTTCAATCCGAACGAGGAAGTCAACGCGACCTCGTCGTACGAGATCCGCGATCGCTTCAGCGCCGCAGTCAGCTGGAAGCATGCGTTCTTCGAAGATCTGGACACGACGTTCTCGGTGTTCGGCGAAAGCCGTTCGGGCCGACCGTTCAGCTTTGTGTTCGATAACGATGCCAATGGCGACAACCGCTCGTCCAACGACCTGCTGTACATCCCGAACGGTCCGGGCGATGTGGTGTTCGGTTCGGCTGCCGAAGAAACCGCGTTCTGGGCGTACGTGGAGTCGAACGATTACCTGAACTCGCATCGCGGTCAGGTGGCCGAACGCAATGGTGCGCGCGGCAAGGACGTCAATCAGTTTGACGTTCGCGTCTCCCAGGAACTGCCGGGCTTCTTCGGCGACAACAAGGCCGAAGTCTGGATGGACATCCTGAATGTCGGCAATTTGTTGAACGAAGATTGGGGCAAGGTCGACGAAGTCGCCTTCCCGGGTAGCTTCGGCGTGGTCGAGTACGGCGGTATCGATTCGGCAACGGGTCGCTACGTCTACCGCTTCAACACCCCGGACGTGAGCCGTATCTATGACGACCGCGGCATTTCGCGCTGGTCGCTCCAGGTCGGTTTCCGCTACGAGTTCTAAGCGGAACACGCTTGCAGGAAATGAGGAACGGCCCGCCCTGTGCGGGCCGTTTCCTTTGGTGCCTTGACCGGGCCGCCGTTCTGCGGAATTCTCTGTTCCCGCCTTCATGGCCTGACAGCGCATCCTGACCATCGGAATGGTCAACATCAGCCTCTTCAAGAACTTCGTACCCCTCGGCGCGCTGCTGCCGACTGATCGCGCGGAATTGGCGAAATATTCGCGGGTGGGTGTGTATCAGCCCGGGCAGATCATCTTCTCCCGCGGCGAGACCGCACAGACGGTACCGTTCCTGATCTCGGGTGAAGTGGAAGTGTTTGACGGCGGTCAGGGGCGCGTGATTCGTGGCGATACGCCTGAAGCCCGCAATGCGTTGGCCAACGGTCCGCGCCGAGTGACCACCGCGACTTGCCTGAAGACCGCCCAGGTCCTGCTGGTCGATCGCGAACACATGGACCTGATCCTGACCTGGTCGCAAACCGGCGGCCTGGAAGTGACCGAGCATGGGTCACGCAAGAGCGGTGGCGACGATGACTCTCAGGACTGGATGACCGCGCTGCTGCAAAACCAGGCGTTCCATCGCATTCCGCCCGGCAACATCGCGCAGTTGTTTGCGTGCATGCAGTCGGCGAAGTTCAACAGTGGCGAGACCATCATTCAGCAAGGGGATCGCGGCGACTGCTATTTCATCCTCACCGAGGGTCGGGTCCAGGTCGTGCAACAGGATGCCGATGGTTTCAACGAGACCGAGGTGTCGCAGCTCGGAGTGGGCAGTGGTTTCGGTGAGGAAGCCTTGCTGTCCGGGCAGCCGCGGAATGCCACCGTCGTGGCGCAGACCGATATCGCCGTCATGCGCATCGCATGCCAGGATTTCGAGCGCTTGCTCAAGGCACCCTTGTTGTCGCAGATGGTGATCGAGGAAGTGACAGCGGAGCATCAGTTGATCGATGTCCGCCTAGCCGATGAATATGCGCGCGGCCATGTGCCGGGTGCGATCAGCCTGCCGCTCGCGCGTTTGCGCGAATTGGCAGTGCAGCTTGACGCGCAGCGCCCCTGCGCGGTGTATTGCGACTCCGGCCGGCGTAGCGCTTCGGCCACCTTTCTTCTGTGCGAACGAGGTTTCGACGCACGGCTTGTTGCAGGCGGCGTGCCTGCGGAATTGATGACCGAATCGCGTTGATCGGTCGTCTGGCGCGTTCTGCGCCCTGATCAAAGGAATCCCCGAACGATGTCTCCCGTTACTTTGAATGCCCGCATTTCGCCGATGGGCGGCATGGACATGCTGTCGCGCCAGGAAGTCAGCCGGTTGCGTGATGCCAGCCATGGCGGTCTGCACCAGTTGATGCGCCGCTGTGCGCTCGCCGTATTGTCCAGTGGCTCGACCGCAGACGATCCGCGTGCGCTGCTTGACCGTTATCCCGACTTTGATATCCAGGTGCACCAGCAGGATCGTGGCATCAAGTTGGAGTTGATCAACGCGCCGGGAGAAGCCTTTGTCGAGGGCGAAATCATCCGTGGCATCAGCGAATTGCTGTTCGCCGTGGTGCGCGACATCGCTTACGTCGCCAGCGACATTCAGTCCGGACGGTTCAATCTCGAAGAGTCGAACGGCATCACCAATGCCGTATTCGAAATCCTGCGTAATGCACGCATTTTGCGCCCACATCTCGACCCGAACTTGGTCGTCTGCTGGGGCGGGCATTCGATCATGCGCGACGAATACGAATACACCAAGAAAGTGGGCTACCAGCTCGGTCTGCGTGGGCTCGATATCTGCACCGGTTGTGGGCCGGGCGCGATGAAGGGGCCGATGAAGGGCGCGACAATTGGTCACGCCAAGCAACGTCGCCGCACCAATCGCTACATCGGGATCACCGAGCCGGGCATCATCGCCGCCGAGTCGCCGAATCCGATCGTCAACCATCTGGTCATCATGCCGGACATCGAGAAACGCCTCGAAGCCTTCGTGCGCATCGCTCATGCCATCGTGATCTTCCCGGGTGGCGTCGGTACCGCCGAGGAAATCCTCTATCTGCTCGGCATCCTCGCACATCCGGAAAACGCCACCATTCCCCTGCCGATGATCCTGACCGGGCCGAAGGAATCAGTGGCCTATTTCGAGCAGATCGATGCGTTCCTGAAGCTATCGATGGGGCCGGACATCGCCGATATGTACCGCATCATCGTCGATGATCCGAGCGAAGTCGCAGCCGTCGTCAACGCCGGCGTCGACAAGGTGCGACGCAACCGTATCGCCGAAAAGGACGCCTTCTTCTTCAACTGGTCGCTGAAGATCGACGATGCGCTGCAGCAGCCGTTTCAGCCGACCCACGAAAACATGGCGGCACTCAAGTTGCATCGTGGCCAGGAGACGCACGTACTCGCCGCAGAGTTGCGCCGCGCGTTTTCTGGCATCGTCGCTGGCAACGTCAAAGAAGAAGGCATCCTTGCGATTGAGCAGCACGGTCCGTTCGAAATCCACGGTGAACCCGAGATCATGGCCGCGCTCGATCACTTGCTCGCCGCCTTCGTCCAGCAACACCGCATGAAGTTGCCGGGCGGTGCGGTGTACCAGCCATGTTATCGCGTGGTCGCCTGAGATCTGCTGCGTTTCATCGCATTATCGAGGTGGCGTGCCGTTGACCGGGAAGAGGGGCCGTTCGTCGGCCGGTGATTGTCCGGCTGCGAACGCCTCGCTAGGGTGCAAGCATCTCGAAACGGTAGCCAGCATCATGACGGTCGCGACATCCAATGTGGTTGCTTCAGTACGTAATCGACAACGCGGCGTGACGCTGATCGAATTGGTTTTTACGGTTGCGATCGCGGCGATTCTCATGGCGATAGCGGTCCCGAGCTTTCAGTCGGTGATGAATGCCGGCCGCGTGAGTAATCCGGCGAACGAGATGGTGGCTACCTTGCAGTTGGCACGAGTCGAGGCGTTTCGACGCGGCGAACGTACCGTCGTCTGTCGTAGCGACAATGCCGATACCGCTACTCCGTCCTGTAACGCCGGCGCTGGTGCGTGGCGTGGCTGGCTCGCTTTCGTGGATACCGACGGCAACGGCATCGTCGGTGCGACCGAGGTTCGGTTACGGGCGACCAATGTGAGTGCGCCGACGATCGTCATTCCGAGCACCAGAATTTCGGGTGGATCCAGTCGGATCGTGTTCCGTCCCGATGGGTTGGCGCATGAGGCCAATGGAACGCTGCTCGTTGCACAGGTTCGCGTCTGTGTGCCGACGACGACGCCAGCCGAGAACGCACGGGATGTCGTCATTTCAGGAGGCGCACGGATGTCCGTCGTGCGCCGCAACGCCGCGGGCGCTTGTGCCGCGCCGGCGGACTCATGAATTCGGGAGTGGTTGTCATGAAGCGCAATACGTGGATGTGCAGACGGCGGGTCCAGTCAGGATCGAGCTTGTTCGAAGTGATGATCGCGGTTCTGGTGCTGTCCACCGGGATGCTTGGCGTTGCGGCGATGCAGTCCACGTCGCTGCGCAACAGCCAGAGTGCGTTCCAGCGGAGCCAAGCCGTCGTTCTCACCTATGCCATCTCCGATGCAATGCGCGCGAATGTGGCGTCTGCCCGCATCAATGCTTACAACCTGACGTTGCCAACAACCGGTTGCACTGTGCCATCGGCCGGCGGGTCGCTGGCGTCGAAAGATTTGAACGCATGGGTGGCGTCGATTCAGGCGACGATGGGCGGCAGTGCTTGCGGCGGTGTGGTTTGTGCATTGAACGTGTGTCAGATCACCGTGCGCTGGAACGACGAAGCAGGCACGGGCGGCGCAACCTCACAGTCGCTGCGTAGCCGGAGCCGCATATGAGCCGATCATTTCATTCCGTTGGCCGGCCGTCTCGGCAATCTGGCCTCAGCTTGATCGAACTGATGATTTCGATCGTGCTTGGCCTGCTGATCGCCGGTGCGGCAGTCAGCATGTTCTTGTCGTTCAGTCGCACCTACACCGCCTCGGAAAGTCTGTCGCGGATTCAGGAAAACGCGCGCATCTCGTTTGAACTCATGTCGCGCGACATGCGCGAGGCTGGCTCCATTCCTTGTTCGCGATACCTGCCGGTAGTGAATGTACTGAATGGTGCGGATGGTTCTTGGTGGAATACTTGGGGCAGCGGACTGGTGGGTTACGACAACGGCACTTTTCCTGGCTCGCTTGCGGGAACGGATGCGGTGCAGGTGATCTCCGGTGCGTCGTCGACTGCGTTCGTTTCGAATCACGCGCCCGTCTCAGCCACATTCACGGTGGCGCCGGCCAGCCACGGATTTGTCGCAAATGACGTCCTGATGGTCTGCGACTATCGTCAGGCATCGATCTTCCAGATGACCGGCGGCTCCGGCAACTCGGTGGTCCACAACAATTCGGGTACACCCGGAAACTGCAGCAAAGGACTGGGCTTCAAGAAGCCGAGGGATTGTTCGGCAACGGGTGCCGCATATACCTACCCGGACAATTCGGTGATGGTGCGGCTGCAGGCGACACGCTGGTATGTCGCCGCCAATGGTCGCGGCAGCAATTCATTGTTCCGGGTCGCGCTGCGAGGATCAACGGTTGGCGCGGCCGAGGAAGTCGTCGAGGGGGTCTCGGACATGCAGCTGACTTTTCTGCTTCCAGGATCGAGCAACTATGTCGTGGCGAGCTCCATTCCTTCGGCGCGCTGGCGCGACGTGATTGCGATGCGCATGGATCTTGGGCTGTCCGGTATTGATCGGGTGGGTACCGACAATTCGGTGATCACTCGCCGTGTCGTGCACACGGTAACCTTGAGGAGTCGCAACGCATGAATGGCCAACGTTCGATTCGAGCACACGGCCAGCGCGGTGCAGTCCTGGTGATTGTGCTGATTCTGCTGCTGGTGATGACCTGGATGGGTGTGGCGAGCATGCGCGGCACCTCCATGGGCGAGCGCATGAGTGCCGGTATTTATGACCGCAGCATTTCGTTTCAGGCCGCCGAAGCTGCGCTCCGCGAGGCAGAGGCATTGATTGCTTTGAAGCCGGTGTTCCCGACCTCCGACTGCAACGCCGGTTTGTGCGCGCAGCGGGTCGATCTCGCCGCGTCGGACACGATGCGCTGGGAGGATTCGACTGTTGCCTGGCGCGAGGCGGTCTCCAATCTGGATGTCGACAACTCGGGCACCAGCATCGTCGCCGATCCCGAATATTTGATCGAAGCCATGGGCATTGCTCCGAATTGGCCTGGCTGCGATCGGGAAATTCCTATCAACGAGAAGTGCATGTCTCCTCGCTATCGCGTTTCCGCGCGTAGCGCCGAGGCGGATCGTGCCAGGGTCGTCCTGCAAGCCAGTGTCAGCGGATTCTAATGAGGCGTGCCATGAATCAGATCATGAACAATAAATTCCATGCGGTTGATCGGCATCTTCAACGTGCCGCCCTCAGTGCCAGTGTCGCCTTGATCATGGCGATGCCTGTTCAGGCCGGCATCGCCATTCCGAACAAGCCATTGGAGAGCGGCGTTGCGGTGCCGCCGAACGTGATGCTGATTCTCGATACCTCGGGTTCGATGGGCTATCGCAGCTTGCCGAAATACGAAGTCTCGATCGGTGGCGGTGGCTTGAGCACCAGCGATGATGGCGATTCAGTGCCGATCGGTGGGCCGGATGGCACGCGTGAATTGAGCAACGAAACCAACGTCTACGACTTCGATTCGAACAACATCCCCGACGTTGCGTTCCGCACGTATACCTACAACACGCTGTCCTACAATCCGGACGTCACTTACGGGCCGTGGATTACGGCCAGCGGTGCGCCGATGGCGAATACGCCATACACGGCGGTGTCGACCGATGGCAGCCATATCACCGGCGGCACCACCTCGCTGAATGCCTACACGCCAACATTCTTCGTACCCAAGCCGGGTGCGACCGATCTCGAAGACATCACGCAGTATTACCGCTACCAGATCACCGCGGGCGGTGGCAATGTCGTGCGCAGTGACCGTGATCAGGTGAACACAACGAAGACGGTATTGTTCACCGAGACCGGCCTCGCTGCAACACGCAACAACTGGACCAATGGTGGTGGAACCGGTGCCGCTGCGCCGGCAAACGTCGATGCCGGCCGCTCTGCGGCCTTCACGATTCCGGCCGGGGCCGTCAATATGACGGTCACATTGACGGGTTCGGATTCGGACGCGAACTTGTATCTGCGGTTCGGGGCGTTGCCGACGACGAGCGCCTACAATTATCGAAGAAGCGGCAGCAGCAGCAACGAGACGCAAACGGTCGCCAACCCTGCTGCTGGCACTTGGTATGTTGGTGTACGCGCTGCCGATAACGCCAACAACAATTCATTCGCCAACGTCACCCTGAAGGTGGAGTACGAGACCGGCGACCCGGAAACTGGCGTCGTGTCGGTCGGTTGCGATACGACGGTGACAGGTTGGGGTTGGCGGCATTGCGCCTACGCGACGCCGACCGGTCGCAGCGATGCGCAAGAGCGCGCCAACTATGCGAACTGGTGGTCCTATCACCGTACCCGCATGAAGGCCGCCAAGTCCGGCGTGTCGCGCTTTTCCGAACTGGGTGGCGAATATCGCGTCGGACTCGCTGGCTTGGGTTCGATTGTCGAAGAAGTGCCGGTTGGTTCAGACGGGGGATTGTTCCGTGACCGCATCACTCCGGCGTCGACCAATCGCAGCGACTGGTTTTCGAGCCTGTTCGCTATGAACGATAGCGGCGGCACGCCGCTGCGCAGTGCGCTGAAGCGCATCGGTGATTACTACTCGCGGTCGAATGCGGGGAATCCTTATCAGGGCACGGGCGCAGTTGAATTGTCGTGCCGCCAGAACTTCGCGATCTTGACGACCGACGGTTATTGGAACGGTGACAGTGGATTCTCCGGCATGAATGGAGACGAGGATTCCGGTCCGACCGTGAACGGCCCGAACGGCGCCACCTACACCTACTCGCCGGTCCCACCCTACAAAGCGAACGCCGAAAACACTTTGGCCGATGTGGCGATGCACTTCTGGAAGCGGGATCTTCGCACCGATGCCAGCATGGATAATGACGTGCCGTCATCGACCGCCGATCCTGCGTTCTGGCAGCACATGAGTACATTCGGTATTTCGCTGGGTCTTACCGGCACCTTGAAGCCCAGCGATTTCCCGAGTTTGCAGTCGGGGGCGATCAACTGGCCGGCGCCATCGGATGGCGGCGATGCCGAGAATATCGACGATCTCTGGCATGCCGCAGTCAACGGGCGTGGCAAGTTCGTGGCCGCGACCAACCCGCAGTTGTTCGCTCAGGCCTTGCGTTCGGCATTGTCCGCCGTGGTCGAGAGAACGGCTTCCAGTTCGAACGTGTCAGCGAACAGCGCGACGATCAGTACCGAGACGCTGTTGTTCCAGGCACGCTACGTTACCAATCGCTGGATTGGCGAGTTGGTGGCCTATCCAATCACCTCGTCGGGTGCCAGTCCGACGCCACTTTGGACTGCATCGGAGGAAATTCCGGCTGCGGGCTCCCGTACCATCCTGACCTGGAATGGCTCAGCAGGAGCGAACTTCCCAACGGCGGCTCAGTCGACCTACCTCAATGCACCCACAACCGGCGTGAGCGATTATCTACGTGGCGATCAGAGCGAAGAAATCGCCAATGGCGGACTGATGCGCGACCGCTCGCACGTGCTCGGTGACATCATCCACAGCTCGCCTTACTTCTCCAAAGACACCAACACGGTGTTCGTCGGCGCGAATGACGGCATGTTGCATGCGTTTGACGGAGTGACGGGTGAGGAAACATTTGCCTACGTTCCCGGCAATGTCGATCTTGCAGGCTTGAAATCGTTGGCTTCCGACAGCTATTCGCATACCTATTTCGTGGATGGGCCGGTGTTTGTGTCCTCGCGCGAGTCAAATTCCTATGCGAAGAATTTTCTGGTGGCGTCGCTCGGTCGTGGTGGCAAAGGCGTCTTCGGTCTGGATGTCACCGATCCCACCAATTTCGATACGAGCAACGTACTCTGGGACTTCGATGCCGCCGACCACGATCTGATGGGCAATGTGATGGGGCGCCCGATCATCGCGAAAATGAATGATGGTTCGCTCGGCGTGATTGTCGCCAATGGACCCAACAGCACGACTGACACCGCTGTGTTGTACGTATTGAACATGCTGAATGGCGACGTGCTCGCAGAAATCAACACCGGTGTCGGCTCCGCTGTGGCCCCGAACGGATTGTCGACGCCGCGCGCCTGGGACGACGACGGCGATGGCGATGTCGACTTCG
It contains:
- a CDS encoding TonB-dependent receptor, whose protein sequence is MTKRNALSMAILLGLAAAMPVVAQNTSAGLTGRVVDESGAPVANATIEVVHAPTGARKTVATDANGRYTVVGLRVGGPYTVTASKDSLKDAESDVYLALAELTNVDAQLGGAADTTSLDAITVTADAMSMMFSADKMGAGTNVSGEQIAAFPSIERNLQDYARLDPRIVQTDKSRNEISVGGQNPRYNAIKVDGISTNDSFGLEGNNLPTPRQPFSMDTIEEIAVDVANYDVTISGGVGGVINAVTKSGTNEFHGSLYGLYRDNSWVAENADGSDFSGFTDETTYGLTVGGPIVKDKLFFFFNYEDYNQGAPGPTFGPVGSSASNIVNITQADIERVRAIAAGYGFDAGSSDVGGADTTGEEYGLKIDWNVNDAHRFNFRYGTSDQSVAVLPGFGGQNGNQIALGSYVYQRDFQLDTYTAQLFSDWTDSFSTEAKVSYRDYSAVRTPRGDLPAIQIRIGTGLLNLGTEENTHANILATETWNGYLAGNWFLGDHTVKFGADYENNDIYNLFGRRINGSYSFNSIDLFEQGISSRYQLFVPTGGNLDTMAAAWSIRNLGLFVQDSWAFSNNLTVNYGFRVDTPNVGEDPLFNAAASAAFHYDNSQTIDGNKTVAPRVGFNYTFDSERSTQLRGGFGLFQGAAASVWLSNPYSNNGSTYTDYFFSTGITHFDPDRGDQLGLFTPGTGGTQSIDFVDPDLGQPSAWKANLAIDHELPWWGAVAAAEVILLQVEEGIYYQHLNLGAPTRFGQDGRALYWNTAGYNPANWRQDGTALTGTASGRQNRNRSFNDAIIARPTNKGGSQQGTLSLSKPMSESDWSWMAAYTYTNADEVSALTSSTSGSQWGNANTFNPNEEVNATSSYEIRDRFSAAVSWKHAFFEDLDTTFSVFGESRSGRPFSFVFDNDANGDNRSSNDLLYIPNGPGDVVFGSAAEETAFWAYVESNDYLNSHRGQVAERNGARGKDVNQFDVRVSQELPGFFGDNKAEVWMDILNVGNLLNEDWGKVDEVAFPGSFGVVEYGGIDSATGRYVYRFNTPDVSRIYDDRGISRWSLQVGFRYEF
- a CDS encoding cyclic nucleotide-binding domain-containing protein — its product is MVNISLFKNFVPLGALLPTDRAELAKYSRVGVYQPGQIIFSRGETAQTVPFLISGEVEVFDGGQGRVIRGDTPEARNALANGPRRVTTATCLKTAQVLLVDREHMDLILTWSQTGGLEVTEHGSRKSGGDDDSQDWMTALLQNQAFHRIPPGNIAQLFACMQSAKFNSGETIIQQGDRGDCYFILTEGRVQVVQQDADGFNETEVSQLGVGSGFGEEALLSGQPRNATVVAQTDIAVMRIACQDFERLLKAPLLSQMVIEEVTAEHQLIDVRLADEYARGHVPGAISLPLARLRELAVQLDAQRPCAVYCDSGRRSASATFLLCERGFDARLVAGGVPAELMTESR
- a CDS encoding LOG family protein: MNARISPMGGMDMLSRQEVSRLRDASHGGLHQLMRRCALAVLSSGSTADDPRALLDRYPDFDIQVHQQDRGIKLELINAPGEAFVEGEIIRGISELLFAVVRDIAYVASDIQSGRFNLEESNGITNAVFEILRNARILRPHLDPNLVVCWGGHSIMRDEYEYTKKVGYQLGLRGLDICTGCGPGAMKGPMKGATIGHAKQRRRTNRYIGITEPGIIAAESPNPIVNHLVIMPDIEKRLEAFVRIAHAIVIFPGGVGTAEEILYLLGILAHPENATIPLPMILTGPKESVAYFEQIDAFLKLSMGPDIADMYRIIVDDPSEVAAVVNAGVDKVRRNRIAEKDAFFFNWSLKIDDALQQPFQPTHENMAALKLHRGQETHVLAAELRRAFSGIVAGNVKEEGILAIEQHGPFEIHGEPEIMAALDHLLAAFVQQHRMKLPGGAVYQPCYRVVA
- a CDS encoding GspH/FimT family pseudopilin, whose translation is MTVATSNVVASVRNRQRGVTLIELVFTVAIAAILMAIAVPSFQSVMNAGRVSNPANEMVATLQLARVEAFRRGERTVVCRSDNADTATPSCNAGAGAWRGWLAFVDTDGNGIVGATEVRLRATNVSAPTIVIPSTRISGGSSRIVFRPDGLAHEANGTLLVAQVRVCVPTTTPAENARDVVISGGARMSVVRRNAAGACAAPADS
- the pilV gene encoding type IV pilus modification protein PilV, producing MCRRRVQSGSSLFEVMIAVLVLSTGMLGVAAMQSTSLRNSQSAFQRSQAVVLTYAISDAMRANVASARINAYNLTLPTTGCTVPSAGGSLASKDLNAWVASIQATMGGSACGGVVCALNVCQITVRWNDEAGTGGATSQSLRSRSRI
- a CDS encoding pilus assembly protein PilW; its protein translation is MISIVLGLLIAGAAVSMFLSFSRTYTASESLSRIQENARISFELMSRDMREAGSIPCSRYLPVVNVLNGADGSWWNTWGSGLVGYDNGTFPGSLAGTDAVQVISGASSTAFVSNHAPVSATFTVAPASHGFVANDVLMVCDYRQASIFQMTGGSGNSVVHNNSGTPGNCSKGLGFKKPRDCSATGAAYTYPDNSVMVRLQATRWYVAANGRGSNSLFRVALRGSTVGAAEEVVEGVSDMQLTFLLPGSSNYVVASSIPSARWRDVIAMRMDLGLSGIDRVGTDNSVITRRVVHTVTLRSRNA
- a CDS encoding pilus assembly protein, whose amino-acid sequence is MNGQRSIRAHGQRGAVLVIVLILLLVMTWMGVASMRGTSMGERMSAGIYDRSISFQAAEAALREAEALIALKPVFPTSDCNAGLCAQRVDLAASDTMRWEDSTVAWREAVSNLDVDNSGTSIVADPEYLIEAMGIAPNWPGCDREIPINEKCMSPRYRVSARSAEADRARVVLQASVSGF